In a single window of the Hoyosella subflava DQS3-9A1 genome:
- a CDS encoding non-ribosomal peptide synthetase produces MSRTTALEDVVPLSPLQHGLLYLHTVTKPDDDADTRPDVYTVQSVLRLTGDLDEQRLRDSAHALLERHAALRTCFRQRKDGRTAGLVVRGVTAPWTTSDLTHLHNGAQLTELEKICSADRGQWFDLTQPPLIRWHLVRTGARECHLIMTAHHIVVDGWSTPILVRELLELYAGTGELAPVRPYRDYLAWLDKQDLAAARAIWQETLAGLTEPTLVAAPGSTREARQIDTHDPGTPTELTAAVLACAQRRGVTVNTVLQATWALLLSGLTGRRDVVFGATVSGRPPELPGVESMVGLFINTVPVRVQIEPGDTAGDLLERVQRSHARTIDHQYAALADIQRDQGLGELFDTLTIFESYPIDKDALERAQDSGGIRVDAVHGADATNFPLVLVAGLHDQLIVRLEYQPALFSPDAVTAIGRRFVSLLTQVTGQPERPVPQMSFLLDEERKELASWLPARAGATTMADHLTAQSEATPDRLAVVCGGDILTFADFSRAANQLGRALISHGVGPEAVVAIALPRSAAVMSAIFGVFAAGGCYVPLDPSYPPERLAHMLDDARPVMVITDAATSEALGSVLSGCNVLHLDAARELISRQPARPITDDDRCGPLRPSNTAYVIYTSGSTGRPKGVAITHSNLVNLFASHRADLHQPAVQAAARENLGVGHAWSFSFDASWQPMLWLLDGHTVHIFDDTTMRDPAEMTRYTLEHELDFLEVTPTFLDHMTGEGLFSGAHRPAAVGFGGEAVNPDLWRRLRAAPVLAANLYGPTECTVDSLIGFAADAESPTLGRAVHGGRAYVLDDLLRPVPPGGTGDLYLGGAGVGRGYLNRPELTAERFVADPHGIAGQRMYRTGDVVRLSAGSPYRLEYLGRGDDQVKIRGFRVELGEVEAALAAASGVRSAIAVAHTDESGVRRIVGYITCDDPAEANVDPLDVRSDLHTRLPDYMVPAAVILIDSIPTMPNGKINRKALPNPDFAALTSSRAPRTATEATLAGVVAEILGLENIGIDDDFFSLGGDSIVSIQLVSKARAAGIALSARDVFELRTIAAMAAACDKSDAIVADAEAAVRLDAIPATGEVPFTPIMRDALEWGGHLSRFTQSRLLTAPAGLTVAALSSAIGVLISAHPALRSRLACDTWVLNETGPAPEVLVRRVDAAQGPWEELFRAERHRVLDALDPYRGIMLQAVLFDMGPNVPGRVFLAIHHFAVDGVSWRTLVPELAAAVRGDGIEPEGTSFRAWATTLATSHRVPSTRDVWLPALSAEEPVLGTRALTETDTVATMRSAHVRLPTRTTEKVLASGTVNDILLAALAFAVREVRGGCAVKIELEGHGREEHLVPGADLSRTVGWFTTTFPVLIDVDDDLTATLHNTASSLRAIPDGGIGFGLLREYDNEFRARPYQRPSVVFNYLGRMTLGEETGAAWTTAHEGEALGGSVDPATRLNHPLHVDAVTVDSADGPEIECEFSAASGVLGPESTQRIAAIWRQAVIHITE; encoded by the coding sequence ATGTCCCGCACCACTGCGCTCGAAGACGTTGTCCCTCTGTCACCATTGCAGCACGGTCTGCTCTACCTTCATACCGTCACCAAGCCGGACGATGATGCGGATACTCGGCCTGACGTGTACACGGTGCAGTCAGTATTGAGGCTGACAGGTGACCTCGATGAGCAGCGGCTGCGGGACTCGGCACACGCCCTCCTTGAACGGCACGCGGCTCTGCGCACCTGCTTCCGGCAGCGTAAAGATGGGCGCACCGCTGGTCTGGTTGTCCGTGGTGTGACCGCACCCTGGACAACGAGCGACCTGACCCACCTGCACAACGGTGCCCAGCTCACCGAACTCGAGAAGATTTGCTCCGCCGATCGTGGGCAATGGTTCGACCTCACACAGCCGCCCCTTATCCGCTGGCATCTCGTACGCACGGGTGCCCGCGAATGCCATCTCATCATGACGGCGCATCACATCGTCGTCGACGGCTGGTCCACACCGATCCTCGTTCGTGAACTGCTCGAACTGTATGCCGGCACCGGGGAGCTGGCGCCGGTTCGTCCCTACCGCGACTATCTCGCCTGGCTGGACAAGCAGGATCTTGCCGCCGCCCGGGCTATCTGGCAGGAGACGCTCGCGGGGCTCACTGAGCCGACACTGGTTGCGGCGCCCGGATCTACCCGCGAAGCACGCCAGATCGATACTCACGACCCCGGGACCCCTACCGAACTCACTGCTGCGGTTCTTGCGTGTGCGCAGCGGCGCGGGGTAACGGTCAATACAGTTCTGCAGGCAACGTGGGCGTTGCTGCTCAGCGGCCTTACTGGCCGTCGGGATGTGGTCTTCGGAGCGACAGTATCGGGACGCCCTCCAGAACTGCCTGGAGTGGAATCCATGGTCGGGCTCTTCATCAACACCGTTCCCGTTCGCGTACAGATAGAGCCAGGCGACACAGCCGGCGACCTTTTAGAGCGAGTCCAGCGGTCCCACGCCCGAACCATCGATCACCAGTACGCCGCCCTCGCTGATATCCAGCGTGACCAGGGGCTCGGTGAACTCTTCGACACCCTGACCATCTTCGAAAGCTACCCAATCGACAAGGATGCGCTCGAACGAGCACAGGATTCAGGCGGTATCCGCGTGGATGCCGTGCACGGAGCGGATGCGACGAACTTCCCGCTCGTCCTGGTCGCAGGCCTGCATGACCAGTTGATTGTCCGGCTCGAATACCAGCCAGCATTGTTCTCACCCGACGCCGTCACCGCTATTGGCCGCCGCTTCGTCTCGCTGCTCACACAAGTCACCGGTCAGCCAGAGCGTCCAGTCCCGCAGATGTCCTTTCTGCTCGACGAAGAGCGTAAGGAACTCGCGTCCTGGCTTCCCGCCCGCGCTGGCGCGACGACGATGGCGGACCACCTCACCGCGCAGTCCGAAGCAACACCAGACCGCCTCGCGGTCGTCTGTGGCGGTGACATTCTCACTTTCGCCGACTTCAGTCGTGCGGCGAATCAACTGGGCCGGGCGCTGATATCTCACGGCGTCGGGCCCGAAGCTGTAGTGGCGATCGCCTTGCCCCGCTCCGCAGCCGTGATGTCCGCGATTTTCGGTGTTTTCGCCGCGGGCGGCTGTTATGTCCCACTCGATCCGTCGTATCCACCGGAGCGTCTCGCGCACATGCTTGACGACGCGCGGCCCGTCATGGTCATTACTGACGCTGCGACATCCGAGGCGCTGGGCAGCGTGCTGAGTGGCTGCAATGTGCTCCACCTCGACGCGGCTCGCGAGCTGATCTCACGACAGCCGGCACGCCCTATTACCGACGACGATCGGTGCGGCCCGCTGCGGCCCAGCAACACCGCATACGTCATCTACACCTCAGGTTCTACCGGCCGCCCAAAAGGTGTGGCGATCACCCACTCGAACCTCGTGAACCTGTTCGCCAGCCATCGCGCTGATCTGCACCAGCCTGCAGTGCAGGCGGCGGCTCGCGAGAACCTGGGTGTCGGACACGCGTGGTCATTCAGCTTCGACGCTTCCTGGCAGCCCATGCTGTGGCTGCTCGACGGCCACACAGTCCATATCTTTGACGACACCACCATGCGTGACCCGGCAGAGATGACGCGCTACACCCTCGAGCACGAACTCGACTTCCTCGAGGTCACCCCCACTTTCCTGGACCACATGACAGGTGAAGGCCTGTTCAGCGGAGCGCACCGTCCGGCCGCTGTCGGTTTCGGTGGTGAAGCGGTGAACCCCGATCTGTGGCGGCGTCTGCGGGCGGCACCAGTGTTGGCAGCGAACCTGTACGGGCCCACCGAATGCACCGTCGATTCACTGATCGGTTTCGCCGCGGACGCGGAGTCACCGACGCTCGGACGTGCTGTGCACGGAGGCCGCGCGTACGTGCTCGACGACCTGCTGCGCCCCGTCCCACCCGGCGGGACCGGTGACCTCTACCTTGGTGGGGCCGGGGTGGGCCGAGGCTATCTGAACCGCCCGGAGCTCACCGCGGAGCGGTTTGTGGCCGACCCGCACGGAATCGCGGGGCAGCGCATGTACCGCACCGGCGACGTAGTGCGACTCTCTGCCGGATCGCCATACCGTCTTGAATACCTCGGACGCGGTGACGACCAGGTCAAAATACGTGGCTTCCGAGTCGAACTCGGCGAAGTGGAAGCGGCGCTGGCCGCAGCGTCCGGAGTGCGCAGTGCGATCGCAGTAGCCCACACCGACGAGTCCGGTGTTCGTCGCATCGTCGGGTACATAACCTGTGACGACCCTGCTGAGGCCAATGTCGACCCGCTCGATGTGCGCAGCGATCTCCACACGCGTCTGCCGGACTACATGGTGCCCGCGGCCGTGATCTTGATCGACTCGATCCCAACGATGCCCAACGGAAAGATCAACCGGAAAGCGCTGCCAAACCCTGACTTCGCCGCATTGACCAGCAGTCGAGCGCCCCGGACCGCCACTGAAGCGACGCTGGCCGGTGTTGTCGCAGAGATTCTTGGCCTGGAGAACATCGGAATCGACGATGATTTCTTCTCGCTCGGCGGGGATTCCATCGTCTCCATCCAGCTGGTGTCGAAAGCCCGCGCGGCAGGCATAGCCTTGAGTGCACGAGACGTATTCGAACTGCGCACCATCGCCGCGATGGCGGCAGCGTGCGATAAGTCGGACGCCATCGTCGCCGACGCTGAAGCCGCGGTACGACTCGACGCAATTCCCGCGACCGGCGAAGTCCCGTTCACGCCTATCATGCGCGACGCCCTTGAATGGGGCGGTCACCTGAGCCGGTTCACCCAATCCCGGCTTCTCACCGCGCCCGCTGGACTGACGGTCGCAGCGCTCAGCAGCGCGATTGGGGTGCTTATTTCAGCGCACCCGGCACTCCGATCCAGGCTTGCATGCGATACCTGGGTTCTCAATGAGACCGGCCCCGCGCCAGAGGTTCTCGTACGCCGGGTCGACGCGGCACAGGGCCCCTGGGAGGAGCTTTTCCGCGCGGAACGGCACCGTGTGCTCGATGCTCTCGATCCATATCGCGGCATCATGTTGCAAGCCGTGCTGTTCGACATGGGGCCTAATGTCCCCGGTCGTGTTTTCCTTGCGATCCATCATTTTGCCGTCGATGGGGTCTCGTGGCGGACGCTAGTTCCTGAGCTGGCTGCCGCCGTGCGCGGCGACGGGATCGAGCCGGAGGGCACTTCCTTCCGGGCCTGGGCAACGACCCTTGCTACCAGCCACCGGGTGCCCAGTACACGGGACGTGTGGCTGCCCGCTCTCAGCGCGGAGGAACCGGTGCTGGGAACGCGTGCGCTGACCGAAACGGACACTGTCGCGACGATGCGATCCGCCCACGTCCGCCTGCCCACTCGAACCACCGAGAAGGTCCTCGCCAGCGGGACCGTCAACGACATCCTCCTCGCCGCACTGGCATTCGCGGTGCGAGAAGTGCGCGGGGGGTGCGCCGTGAAAATCGAGCTCGAGGGACATGGCCGCGAAGAACACCTCGTCCCCGGCGCAGATCTTTCCCGAACTGTCGGCTGGTTCACCACGACGTTCCCCGTGCTGATCGACGTCGATGACGACCTGACAGCGACACTGCACAACACAGCTTCGTCGCTGCGGGCCATCCCTGATGGTGGCATCGGCTTCGGGTTGTTGCGTGAATACGACAACGAGTTCAGGGCGAGGCCCTACCAGCGGCCGTCCGTGGTGTTCAACTATCTGGGCCGCATGACGCTCGGGGAAGAAACCGGTGCGGCCTGGACCACAGCGCATGAAGGGGAGGCGCTCGGTGGTTCCGTTGACCCCGCCACCAGGCTCAACCACCCGCTCCACGTGGACGCGGTGACCGTCGACAGTGCCGACGGGCCCGAAATCGAATGCGAATTCTCCGCTGCCAGTGGCGTTCTCGGGCCCGAGTCCACCCAGCGAATTGCGGCGATCTGGCGGCAGGCCGTCATTCACATCACAGAATAA
- a CDS encoding phosphopantetheine-binding protein: MGLQRSTILADTARILEVPADQLDPSVSLVDQGLDSVRLIALVEQWRETGVDVDFVALSTQPELDHWFAVLGAN, encoded by the coding sequence ATGGGACTGCAACGCTCCACCATTCTTGCCGATACCGCGCGCATCCTCGAGGTTCCCGCGGACCAGCTTGACCCATCCGTCAGCCTCGTGGATCAGGGACTCGACTCGGTGCGGCTGATCGCGCTCGTCGAGCAGTGGCGTGAGACTGGCGTGGACGTTGACTTCGTGGCGCTGTCAACACAGCCAGAACTCGACCACTGGTTCGCCGTCCTCGGGGCGAACTGA
- the entS gene encoding enterobactin transporter EntS encodes MALRDRLLIDISPLRTSREFRYLFTARAVSILGIGFLMVALPVQMYDLTGSTTQVAAVAAVFGAATFVATFLGGVLADRCDRRRLIMLARGTAGVFFAVLAINAVLPEPQTWVLYLCAVVDGVCGGISVTALMAVTPSLIPRDKLAAAGALVALTGNIGALAGPALGGVVIAVGGVGVNYTVAAVATAVTTFCISRLPSLPPPGRARESPVASVISGYKYALGDRVVGGVLIAGFVSMLLAGWTVFIPEYATEVLGVGPSVIGLLYAAPAVGALLGSLTSGWTSTVQWSGRVIFGGMLISATGLAGAGATAAVALVVVGLATHGFGDTITDIMRYAVIQRGTPDKYRGRIAGVWSAQMTAGASIGAIAAGAVSFLVPISAALVVYGLIGCVLTLVLCAWLRTLRGVNERTHVNEEVTAASGRSAK; translated from the coding sequence GTGGCACTGCGCGACAGACTCCTCATCGACATCAGCCCGCTGCGTACCAGCCGCGAGTTCCGGTACCTGTTCACCGCGCGGGCCGTGTCGATCCTCGGCATCGGCTTCTTGATGGTCGCACTGCCCGTACAAATGTATGACCTGACCGGCTCCACCACGCAGGTCGCCGCGGTCGCTGCTGTCTTCGGAGCTGCCACCTTTGTGGCGACCTTCCTCGGTGGCGTCCTCGCGGACCGCTGTGACCGCCGTCGCCTCATCATGCTCGCGCGCGGGACCGCTGGTGTGTTCTTCGCGGTACTCGCAATCAACGCCGTTCTTCCCGAGCCACAGACTTGGGTGCTGTACCTCTGTGCTGTCGTCGACGGAGTGTGTGGCGGCATCTCGGTCACTGCGCTGATGGCTGTCACACCCAGCCTGATACCCCGCGACAAGCTCGCTGCCGCAGGTGCGCTCGTCGCATTGACGGGGAACATCGGCGCCCTCGCGGGCCCCGCACTTGGTGGCGTCGTCATCGCTGTGGGGGGAGTGGGTGTCAATTACACCGTTGCGGCTGTGGCGACTGCGGTGACCACGTTCTGCATTTCGCGACTACCATCGCTGCCGCCTCCAGGTCGCGCTCGCGAATCACCCGTCGCGTCGGTCATTAGCGGCTACAAGTACGCATTAGGTGACCGTGTTGTCGGCGGAGTTCTCATCGCTGGATTCGTGTCCATGCTCTTGGCCGGGTGGACTGTTTTCATACCCGAATACGCCACCGAGGTCCTCGGTGTGGGTCCGTCAGTCATCGGCCTGCTTTACGCGGCCCCCGCGGTGGGAGCGCTCCTTGGGTCGCTGACCAGCGGATGGACGTCGACGGTGCAATGGAGCGGACGGGTGATCTTCGGTGGCATGCTGATCTCCGCCACCGGACTGGCGGGCGCAGGTGCAACCGCTGCCGTCGCGCTTGTGGTCGTGGGACTCGCCACGCACGGCTTCGGCGACACGATCACCGACATCATGCGTTACGCCGTCATCCAGCGCGGCACCCCCGACAAGTACCGCGGTCGCATCGCTGGTGTCTGGTCCGCTCAAATGACGGCAGGGGCGTCCATCGGGGCTATCGCCGCAGGTGCAGTGTCTTTTCTTGTGCCGATTTCCGCAGCCCTGGTGGTGTACGGACTGATCGGGTGTGTGCTGACACTCGTGCTGTGTGCATGGCTCAGAACGCTGCGGGGTGTGAATGAGCGAACGCATGTCAACGAAGAAGTAACTGCCGCTAGCGGAAGGAGCGCGAAATGA
- a CDS encoding siderophore-interacting protein, with protein sequence MNRTDYQDRLAEVLAGHNAAKVGYPIGLRELTVLRRTAVGSGIVRVTFGGPELAGFVSHVPDEHVRLIFPDSDGVLRLPERDGLSLRWSAPRPVSREYSVRRFDAEGGELDIEFVIHPGGLASEWAASAEPGTRIHIAGPPGGVVVPNSYDRYLLAGDITALPAIARWLETLPRDARGWAIVEVADESEEVALDAPAGLDVQWLHRGDAAPGSTDLLEKAIRTLALPSGERVYIWISGEAGSIRPLRRWVRTEVTSERCDHLITGYWKRGTADYGDAE encoded by the coding sequence ATGAACCGGACGGACTATCAGGACCGGCTCGCGGAGGTTCTAGCGGGTCACAACGCCGCTAAGGTCGGGTACCCGATTGGGCTCCGCGAACTGACAGTGCTGCGGCGCACAGCCGTCGGTTCTGGGATAGTGCGCGTCACGTTTGGTGGTCCAGAGCTCGCCGGATTCGTCTCGCACGTGCCCGACGAACATGTACGGCTGATCTTTCCGGATTCGGATGGCGTTCTCCGGTTGCCCGAACGCGACGGTCTGTCGTTGCGATGGTCAGCGCCTCGGCCGGTTTCGCGCGAGTATTCGGTTCGCCGTTTCGATGCGGAGGGTGGCGAGCTGGACATCGAGTTCGTGATCCATCCGGGAGGGCTCGCCTCTGAGTGGGCTGCGAGTGCCGAACCCGGCACCCGGATACACATCGCGGGACCGCCCGGTGGCGTCGTGGTACCGAACAGTTACGACCGGTACCTGCTGGCGGGGGACATTACTGCGCTACCCGCCATCGCTCGCTGGCTCGAGACGTTGCCGCGCGATGCGCGCGGCTGGGCAATCGTGGAAGTTGCGGACGAATCCGAGGAGGTCGCTCTTGACGCCCCCGCCGGACTGGACGTGCAATGGCTGCACCGCGGCGACGCGGCGCCCGGTTCAACGGATCTTCTGGAAAAGGCGATCCGGACGCTCGCGCTGCCTTCCGGTGAGCGCGTTTACATCTGGATCTCCGGGGAAGCGGGGTCGATTCGTCCGCTGCGCAGGTGGGTTCGCACGGAAGTCACGTCCGAGCGGTGTGACCACTTGATCACGGGGTATTGGAAGCGCGGCACGGCGGATTACGGTGATGCGGAGTAA
- a CDS encoding sodium/glutamate symporter, giving the protein MSANVIGFALLLIGVFMLLSKIIRVKWRLAQRLFIPSSIIGGGIALLLGPDVFGQIMGLFGVDRFSESGLFTEAVLDVWSALPGLLISVVFAALFLGHRLPSIKEAFHVAGPQISFGMALGSGQYVLGLLLAFLVLGPLFGLPIISGTLIEIGFEGGHGTAAGMAATFEEFGFPEGQDLALGLATIGILSGVIVGIILINWGVRTGKTTQITDRDDLTVAEQAGLIEKEDRRRAGTLTVQQSSIEPLTLHFGLIACAVLIGWMILESLRWIEQQFWADSFELFAFVPLFPIAMIGGIIVQLLIQSFDKHEIVDQQLVERIQGFSLDVLIIAALGTLSLQAIAANIGPFLLLAITGLLWAVFAFLVLARRVMPDYWFERGLADIGQSLGVTSTGLILLRVADPDLKTPAYPAFGYKQLVLEPFFGGGLITAGSIPLIMSFGAGWFFGGMLALFIGSIAAGLLYFGKRKPLRVETKTS; this is encoded by the coding sequence ATGTCCGCGAACGTGATCGGCTTCGCCCTGCTCCTCATCGGCGTGTTTATGCTCCTGTCAAAGATCATTCGTGTGAAATGGCGGCTGGCACAGCGACTGTTCATTCCCAGTTCCATCATCGGCGGCGGCATCGCTTTGCTGCTCGGTCCAGACGTGTTCGGCCAGATCATGGGCCTATTCGGAGTTGATCGGTTCTCCGAATCCGGCCTCTTCACCGAGGCAGTACTCGATGTCTGGAGCGCACTTCCGGGGCTCCTCATCTCAGTGGTCTTCGCGGCACTGTTTCTTGGTCACCGCTTGCCGTCGATCAAAGAAGCATTCCATGTAGCTGGGCCACAGATCAGCTTCGGCATGGCGCTAGGCAGTGGGCAGTACGTGCTCGGTTTGCTGCTCGCGTTCCTCGTCCTGGGCCCACTTTTCGGGTTGCCGATCATCTCGGGAACACTGATTGAGATCGGTTTCGAAGGCGGTCACGGCACAGCGGCCGGAATGGCAGCTACGTTCGAAGAGTTCGGGTTCCCTGAAGGGCAGGACCTCGCCCTGGGCCTCGCGACGATTGGTATTTTGTCGGGCGTAATTGTGGGCATCATCCTCATCAACTGGGGTGTGCGAACGGGTAAAACGACGCAGATTACTGACCGGGACGATCTCACGGTCGCCGAGCAGGCCGGCCTCATCGAGAAGGAGGACCGTCGCCGCGCAGGTACGCTCACCGTTCAGCAGTCCTCGATCGAGCCCCTCACGCTGCATTTCGGTTTGATCGCGTGTGCCGTACTCATTGGCTGGATGATCCTTGAGAGCCTGCGGTGGATCGAACAGCAATTCTGGGCCGACAGTTTCGAACTATTCGCGTTCGTTCCGTTGTTCCCGATCGCGATGATCGGCGGAATCATCGTGCAGCTCTTAATTCAGTCATTCGACAAACACGAGATCGTCGACCAGCAGTTGGTCGAACGCATTCAGGGTTTCTCGCTGGACGTTCTGATCATCGCCGCGCTCGGCACCCTTTCGCTGCAAGCGATTGCGGCAAACATCGGCCCATTCCTGCTCCTCGCGATCACGGGCCTCCTCTGGGCGGTGTTCGCGTTCCTCGTCCTCGCGCGTCGCGTTATGCCTGACTACTGGTTTGAGCGTGGCCTCGCCGACATTGGCCAGTCACTCGGTGTGACGTCTACCGGGCTCATCCTGCTGAGGGTCGCCGACCCTGACCTCAAGACACCCGCCTATCCCGCTTTTGGCTACAAGCAGCTGGTACTCGAACCGTTCTTCGGTGGCGGTCTCATTACTGCCGGCTCAATACCCCTGATTATGAGCTTCGGCGCAGGCTGGTTCTTCGGCGGCATGCTCGCGCTGTTCATCGGTTCTATTGCCGCCGGTTTGCTCTACTTCGGTAAACGGAAACCCCTGCGGGTCGAGACCAAGACCAGCTGA
- a CDS encoding VWA domain-containing protein, whose translation MCIEPDPRELLSASDWALCETWLRGGEFGLLLVGDNWGREQLWRELALAAKGSGTMQLVPAADLVDTEGVAQFPMRILAAAPDTESVPPILLRRVTCIIGVQASPVRKPKRIPPSPDLTRAVVEALEANGLRDHGLDVTAGRFTHAVAQMRGSAKAGLEALYRTVIAPRLLGPAGADPDGSVGRSDADEDADQSAGQPPEADSAPDHGDTATEGSSADASETANVTESHADEESAAEPSELLEAPPTCQPPEQARLRGPTVRASTRRGPQVHSDRGRPGRVVSVERAQGKVAIHPTLVAAARRHAAGQGEQYRVTRADLRGMLRTGRAKTVTIVIVDRSDSMGMLRIRQATAIATDALERAYRDRCDVAVISARGAKAQLVLPPTRGLLRAHRVITKLPSGGGTPLASAFQLARVVAAPYLARRNVAVRVLVVTDGSATVKLDPDEAAGAVEQAAEQLTMLAAALPVEVLPLTHTGRRVSAEDLAWLERAGAAFTVVRTVGGT comes from the coding sequence ATGTGCATCGAACCCGATCCGCGGGAGCTGCTTTCAGCCTCTGATTGGGCACTATGTGAAACATGGCTGCGTGGTGGCGAATTCGGGCTCCTCCTCGTGGGCGACAACTGGGGCCGGGAGCAACTGTGGCGTGAACTCGCACTCGCAGCAAAGGGCAGCGGCACCATGCAACTCGTACCCGCTGCGGATCTCGTCGACACCGAGGGCGTTGCGCAATTTCCCATGCGGATACTCGCCGCCGCGCCCGACACTGAATCCGTCCCGCCCATCCTGTTACGGCGGGTGACCTGCATAATCGGAGTTCAAGCAAGTCCAGTTCGCAAACCAAAACGGATACCGCCGTCCCCAGACCTCACGCGCGCGGTCGTCGAAGCGCTCGAGGCCAACGGACTTCGCGACCACGGTCTTGACGTCACCGCCGGCCGATTCACCCACGCTGTTGCGCAGATGCGCGGCAGCGCAAAGGCAGGGCTCGAAGCCCTGTACCGCACGGTAATTGCGCCGCGGCTTCTCGGCCCAGCGGGAGCTGACCCCGACGGAAGCGTTGGGCGTTCGGATGCAGATGAAGATGCTGACCAGTCTGCCGGGCAACCACCCGAGGCGGACTCTGCTCCTGATCACGGTGACACTGCGACCGAAGGCAGTTCAGCGGACGCCAGCGAAACGGCCAACGTGACCGAAAGTCACGCGGACGAGGAAAGTGCAGCGGAACCCTCTGAGCTGCTCGAGGCGCCACCTACCTGCCAGCCTCCCGAGCAAGCGCGGTTACGCGGCCCCACCGTGCGCGCCTCAACCCGTCGTGGCCCCCAGGTCCACAGTGATCGTGGGCGGCCGGGCCGAGTCGTTTCCGTGGAACGAGCACAAGGCAAGGTCGCCATCCACCCCACCCTGGTGGCGGCTGCACGCCGTCACGCCGCAGGCCAGGGCGAACAGTACCGGGTGACGCGTGCTGACCTGCGCGGCATGCTCCGCACTGGACGCGCGAAGACCGTCACAATCGTGATCGTAGATCGGTCGGATTCAATGGGAATGTTGCGGATCCGCCAGGCAACGGCGATCGCCACCGACGCGCTCGAGCGCGCGTACCGCGACCGCTGCGACGTGGCAGTCATCAGTGCACGCGGGGCCAAAGCCCAGCTCGTGCTTCCTCCCACACGCGGACTCCTGCGCGCCCACAGAGTGATCACCAAGCTGCCTAGCGGTGGAGGCACCCCCCTGGCATCGGCCTTTCAACTGGCCAGAGTGGTCGCGGCGCCGTACCTTGCGCGGAGAAACGTGGCGGTCCGGGTCCTCGTTGTGACCGACGGCAGTGCGACCGTAAAACTCGACCCTGACGAAGCTGCGGGTGCCGTCGAACAAGCGGCTGAGCAACTGACCATGCTCGCGGCGGCGTTGCCTGTGGAGGTCCTGCCATTGACACACACTGGCAGGCGCGTCAGCGCAGAAGATTTGGCGTGGCTGGAGCGAGCTGGGGCCGCTTTCACGGTGGTTCGCACCGTGGGTGGTACTTGA
- a CDS encoding ATP-binding protein translates to MRAHFPFTAILGQTDLKNCLLWTAIDPAIGGVLAMGDRGTAKSTTVRALADMLHAAGISAPVVDLPLGASEDRLLGSLDVDAALARGEVRFRPGLLQEAHRGFLYIDEVNLLDDYLVDLLLDVAASGVNRVERDGLSHQHEAQFVLIGSGNPEEGELRPQLEDRFGLSTHVTTIRDVGVRTEIVRRRLAFDADPDSVLHAFHDQQQDLAGRVSRARNSLDDVTIPHRVSEAAVQLCVECGAVGHRGEIVLVRTARAAAALQGRAEVTTRDILAVAVPVLRHRVAREPFENPTTASARVHNIAVRTVGLHSAA, encoded by the coding sequence ATGCGCGCGCACTTCCCCTTCACCGCGATTCTCGGGCAGACCGACCTCAAGAATTGCCTCCTATGGACCGCCATCGACCCCGCGATCGGTGGCGTTCTCGCCATGGGTGACCGCGGCACCGCCAAATCGACCACCGTCCGCGCGCTCGCAGACATGCTCCACGCGGCCGGAATCTCCGCGCCCGTCGTCGACCTCCCGCTTGGCGCCTCCGAAGACCGCTTACTCGGATCACTCGATGTTGACGCTGCGCTCGCACGTGGCGAGGTTCGCTTTCGCCCTGGACTACTCCAGGAGGCCCACCGCGGCTTCCTTTACATCGACGAGGTCAACCTGCTCGACGACTACCTCGTCGACCTTCTCCTCGACGTCGCGGCCTCCGGAGTCAACCGGGTGGAGCGTGACGGCCTCAGCCATCAGCACGAGGCCCAGTTCGTTCTTATTGGCTCCGGTAACCCCGAAGAAGGGGAGCTCCGCCCACAACTGGAAGACCGTTTCGGCCTGTCGACGCACGTCACCACGATTCGTGACGTCGGCGTACGCACCGAGATCGTCCGGCGACGGCTCGCGTTCGACGCTGACCCCGACTCCGTGCTGCACGCCTTCCACGACCAGCAGCAAGACCTAGCTGGGCGAGTCAGCCGTGCACGGAACTCACTGGACGACGTGACGATCCCACACAGAGTAAGTGAAGCCGCGGTCCAGCTATGCGTCGAATGTGGTGCCGTAGGTCATCGCGGGGAGATCGTGCTCGTGCGCACCGCGAGGGCCGCCGCGGCACTTCAGGGACGCGCTGAAGTCACCACGCGCGACATCCTGGCCGTCGCCGTGCCCGTACTGCGCCACCGCGTCGCACGTGAACCTTTCGAAAACCCCACTACTGCAAGCGCTCGCGTGCACAACATTGCCGTTCGCACAGTCGGCCTCCACAGCGCGGCCTGA